The following DNA comes from Peromyscus leucopus breed LL Stock chromosome 2, UCI_PerLeu_2.1, whole genome shotgun sequence.
ATGGCACATGAATAtccatactcatacacacataagtacatacattacacacacacacactaatcaatcccctttttaaaaagttatgcaGTCCCTACAACTACCTTATTCCTTTTAACATATAATTgcattttattcatctattttgtGGGCACAGGTGCCACGGTACACATGTGAGGGCCAGCAGGAGCTCATTCTTTCGTGAGCCCAGAGACTGCTCAGGTCCTCAGCTTGGTACAAAGTGTCGTTatgcactgaaccatctcaccggTCTCCTTATTAACTTTTTAAGGACACTGTCAATTTCCTCTTCTAGTCAACACTTTATTGACTACCAAATATGTGAGAGAACCTGTTTGGGGCCTGAAGAACAGCAATAAACAGACTCCCTCTTCTAAACAGCTTATCATTTAAATCAGAAATATGAAACTATTGGCCTGGGTTGCACCTGGCCTATGACTTATTTAGCTTGGCAAGCATTTTGAGCCAGTATCTTGAAACTGAAATGGTCCATAATATTCAGATTTCTGGTTTCTCTCCTAGATCAAGATGTCTGACAACACCAGTTCCAGCTAAATAGTGGCTGGACTAAGGCTTCTGATGTCTTTAAACCAGGCCTGTTCTAAGGGCAAAGCTCTTTCCACCACAACAATCCCTCAGCGCCATTCATCATCCTATTTGCCTTGTTGGTGGGTTGTGTTTTTTTCCTCCCAATAGGGAAATATTTCCTTGTAATTGTGTCTTCATGCAAAGTAGGAAAACAAATCTTGGAACATGTTTTAAGAAAAGagacaagcaaagaaagaaagaaagactccaACATTAGTTCTCagaatttttctgtatttaataCAAAAGTTATGTAACTTAAAACGTCACTGGAAATGTAAAACTCCGTAATGATTTTGATGGAGAATATGTACGATGAATTACTTAATGAATTAAGAACTACAACTTTAACACGGGTTTTTGAATGAGAATGCGAATATGATGCATTATTCTTACAATCAGATGCTTCTCGCCCTTTCAGTGCCGGACCAGTCCAAACTGAGCCCCGAAGTCTCATCAGGCGTCTCTCGATATCGCCAGTATTACAGCGGTCCTAATAAAATAGCTggcattaaaacaacaacaacaacaacaacaacaaagttttaGATAACATTTATCCTCAATACGATTATCACAAAGTTGTGAGGGGGAATAAGATTAAAGATGGACATCGGTGaagtaaaactgaaagaaaatctcCATTGAGTTCCGagccaaaaagaagataaaaaaaaaaaaaaaggggagggacTCCAGTGTCAGTGGTGCGCGACTGCGCGGGTTAAAGCAGAGACCAAAGCGCTCTGTTCTGCGCCACTAGGGACAACGCTGAGATTGCGAAAATGCTCCGAGGCTCTGGCCCCCGGCCACCTCTCCCAGAAGACCCCGCCCACCTCCTCCCTCGGAGTCCCGCCCCACCGGTTCAGTCTACGCCTTCCCCTTCCACGCCAGGCACCATGCTGTCCCGTTGCCTAGCAGCGGCGCAGAGCACGATGGGAGACTAGACGGAAGCCTCAGAGAGCCAAAATTAGCTTGGTACGAAAGTTCCAGTGAAAATGACGGTGTATGGGAAAGACACGAGCCGGGAGCGGGACGTCAAGGCTACGAGGGAAGCTAACGGAAATCTCCGTGAGCCGAAACCACCGCGACAGGGAAAGCTTGGCTCCGCCGGCGACTTGAGGCGGGGCGGGTGCAGAAGGGAGGCGGTGGTGCGCAAAGCACTGTGGGACACTGGCAACGTGGGGTGGGACGGAAGCCTCCGAGGGTCAGAGCTTAGCGACGCGGGAAGTCCAGACGCCAGAACTGTCGGAAGAGAAGGCCTGGGGCGGAGGCGGCCCGGGCTCCGGCGGAGGCCATGGCGGAGAGGCCGGAGGACCTAAATCTGCCCAACGCCGTCATTACCAGGATCATCAAGGAAGCGGTGAGCTGCTCGGGGCTGGCGGACCGGTCGAGGGCGGACGAGTGGGCAGAAGGGTAACGAGATCCGCGCGCGCGCTCTCTCCCCTCCCGCAGCTCCCGGACGGCGTCAACATCTCCAAGGAGGCCCGGAGCGCCATCTCCCGCGCCGCCAGCGTCTTCGTTCTCTATGCCACATCCTGGTGAGccgagcagaggcagaagggaggcCCTGCGGGACCCTGACCCCCCGAGGTCGTGGCCCCCGTCACTGTTCCCTGCCTCGGTCGAGAGGGCGACTCGCAGCTCTCCTCCGGTTCCCCTAAATTCTGAAGCAGGTTAAACGAGAAGGGCTGCCGTAGCGCTTTGCACGGGGAAGGGATGAACTTGAGTCGTGTCTCGAAAACCCGTGAATCCAAGATACGCGTGGGCTTGttttccccaccccacctcttgctGTCTCGTGTCCCCACCCACTCTGGCAGCTTCTGAAGGGCTTTGCTTTTTTCTCCCAGTGCGAACAACTTCGCGATGAAGGGCAAGCGCAAGACTCTGAATGCCAGTGATGTGCTGTCAGCCATGGAAGAGATGGAGTTCCAGCGGTTCGTGGCCCCGTTGAAAGAGGCCCTGGAAGGTATCCATCCCCTCTTCTGTTTCTTAAGCCATAGGAGAGATGGCCTCCTGCGTTCCCTGATCACCTGGTTTCAGGAATCCAGTACTGGTCACGATTCCACTCTGTTTAGTTGGTAACGTTTCCG
Coding sequences within:
- the Pole3 gene encoding DNA polymerase epsilon subunit 3, translating into MAERPEDLNLPNAVITRIIKEALPDGVNISKEARSAISRAASVFVLYATSCANNFAMKGKRKTLNASDVLSAMEEMEFQRFVAPLKEALEAYRREQKGKKEASEQKKKDRDKKTDSEEQDKSREEEDEDEERLDEEEQNEEEEVDN